The following is a genomic window from Plasmodium berghei ANKA genome assembly, chromosome: 9.
AAGAACAtgatgtaaataaaaacaatatgactaattttacaaaaaaggaagatgaaaatatgttgaaaataaaaaaagaaaagtaTGATGGATATGAAGACAACCTAAATGATATCGATGATGTAGATACTCACGATGGAAATAGAACAGactataataatacaaatgaaGGCAAGGACCTCGATAAAGGAACCCTAAAAAATTTTGGTGATCAATCAAAAGATGAAAAGGATAGAAGAAAGGACGTGCTTAACTTAAAGGTGAAATCAAAAGAAGGATCggatttaaataattcaaatagtaatgtaataaatgaaaaggAGCAAGAAGAAAATCCAGATAACACAAACCCCAATAGCTTGCCATTACATAAACTATATCAACCGATTTATAAAGaagattatataaatgagaTAAGAAGTAAAAGAAATCcattattaacaaaaatattagatgaagatttaaattttaatttaattttatgtgGTCCACCAGGTTCTGGTAAATCATCTCttataaatgtaataaagaataaaactcacaatttatttataactttatttcatttaaataatttcaaTACTGAAATACGAAGGATATATGATCAAtctataataaattataaattgtCTAAAAGACGAATGatattatgcataaaagatataaatagaTTAAATAAACCACAACAAGAGCATTTACTAttagttttaaaaaaaggctatttttatcttttagctacttgtttatataatcctatgaatatattaaatgctTCATTAAGTTCTAGAtgcttatatttatatttgagtccatatgataaaattgaaTTAGCTTTAATCATtaaaagaataataaataaattaaatatcgAAATTGAAGATAATGCATTAAATGTTATAATCAGCCATTCTTCTGGGGATGCAAGAGTGGCCATAAACATTATTGACTTTGCTATACAACACATGAGATTAGAAGAAATGaaagaaaaggaaaaacaggaaaataaagatgagatagaaaaaaaaaatgatacaaTGATAAAACAAGTGAAAGTAAAAAgatataatgaatatttcAGTGAAGGATCTAATGCTGAACCGagcaaaaaaattatacaaataaataatattaaaaactttttacaaaattttccatgtaatgataataaattagatcattataattttatatcaGGTTTACATAAAAGTATAAGAGCGGGAAATGTAAAGGCagcaatattatatttgacAAAATCGTTAAAAAATGGAGAAGAcccattatatatatgtagaaGATTAATAAGAATAGCATCTGAAGATATTGGAATTGCAAATCATAAAGTTTTATCAGTTTGTGTTAATACACACTATGCATGTAAAGCTATAGGAATGCCTGAATGCCAAACAGCTCTAATATATGCTGTTATTGTTTTATGCAGATCCTCAAAAAgtaactatatatatgttgttgaaaaaaatgcaaaaaaaatatgtaacgAATACAGTTTTGATGTACCTTTCCATTTAAGAAATACTTCaaatagatatatatacaccAATCAGCCAGAAATTCTTACCTTTGAAGAgcatataaagaaatataaagcTGTTCAAAAATATCTACCCgattatatagaaaatgttGAAGTGCTCCCAGAAATATGAAGTATTTCATGGAATAGACATTATGCACAACTAAGTGtaactaaaaaataatgccTAATGATAAACAACTCAAAATAAACTTTGAATTTTTCacctttttaataatacacCATTTATGAGTAAAACCatttaaatgttttttcTCGTGTGTAACTATGTGTATAAATGATTTTATCGATTGATTTTGAATTGTTTTGTGTCATTTTAAcgtttttaaattttttttttctttttaaatttttaaattaccCATTCTTTGcagtttcatttttttaatttttaatttttacgTGAAATATGCAGAATATTGGcgctattattttttttttacgaTTATTCCTAACtaatttatacatttttttttaattttattgttatttttttcaaacgAAACAAATGTGTTGAggatacaaaaataaagcaatttaaaaaaaaaaaatacgctttaaaaaattatattttcatgcaaaaatttaatttatgcaaatatattagCATGTTTAGagaatatatgtatatagatcgagataaaaatgtgtgtatgtaaatatttcaacTTGAATATGCACAAGCATATAAGTTCAATATTCATTGATcatatttccatttttatatttcagGCATGGTCAATCCCTTAACTTAATTACTAAGCATTACCTTCCAACTTTTCCCTGTTTTATGTCTATTATAGGATTATAGGTCAGTATTTGTGTTTcgttcataatatttttgatatttttttttctatctcttaatttttcattaaatatatatcttaaaatataaacaaaatcaGCCATTTCTTTGTTATTAACATTAATGTTAAAATtgaataaattttcataattttcattttgcattttttctttagtttttaatttttcctttaataaatgtagagcagatataatattgtatatttcgttatttttaattatttcatctttttttaacaatggtatatcataatttttaaatatgtcATTAATTGTATcaatcaatattattagtttgtctttatttttttcaaattcttctttttcaaaaatattcatatagtttaattcaaaaaaattagtaaCAGTTTGATCACAAATATTTccttctatatatttagcTTGCTCGTCATTCgattgaatatttttatattcatcatTCTCGGCATCATCGTCAAAGCATATCAAATCTTTATATTCATCAAGCAATGCTAACGTAGttaaattgtttaaaatatattttcttatttctatttcattaatatttgttttattaatatttgttacatttatatttaatttttttaaatattttaatatatgctcaatatagtttttttcttttgtatAATTAAGTTTTTCTCTTTCTCTTGGC
Proteins encoded in this region:
- a CDS encoding ATPase, putative, with translation MKRKSPFVKKNLIKAQNTLDKFGIFKKAIGIKKEDDKEHDVNKNNMTNFTKKEDENMLKIKKEKYDGYEDNLNDIDDVDTHDGNRTDYNNTNEGKDLDKGTLKNFGDQSKDEKDRRKDVLNLKVKSKEGSDLNNSNSNVINEKEQEENPDNTNPNSLPLHKLYQPIYKEDYINEIRSKRNPLLTKILDEDLNFNLILCGPPGSGKSSLINVIKNKTHNLFITLFHLNNFNTEIRRIYDQSIINYKLSKRRMILCIKDINRLNKPQQEHLLLVLKKGYFYLLATCLYNPMNILNASLSSRCLYLYLSPYDKIELALIIKRIINKLNIEIEDNALNVIISHSSGDARVAINIIDFAIQHMRLEEMKEKEKQENKDEIEKKNDTMIKQVKVKRYNEYFSEGSNAEPSKKIIQINNIKNFLQNFPCNDNKLDHYNFISGLHKSIRAGNVKAAILYLTKSLKNGEDPLYICRRLIRIASEDIGIANHKVLSVCVNTHYACKAIGMPECQTALIYAVIVLCRSSKSNYIYVVEKNAKKICNEYSFDVPFHLRNTSNRYIYTNQPEILTFEEHIKKYKAVQKYLPDYIENVEVLPEI
- a CDS encoding RNA transcription, translation and transport factor protein, putative, which gives rise to MNSLKRKLVLLGYESYDIEKDDFYCMILKIEEEKIRLYKPREREKLNYTKEKNYIEHILKYLKKLNINVTNINKTNINEIEIRKYILNNLTTLALLDEYKDLICFDDDAENDEYKNIQSNDEQAKYIEGNICDQTVTNFFELNYMNIFEKEEFEKNKDKLIILIDTINDIFKNYDIPLLKKDEIIKNNEIYNIISALHLLKEKLKTKEKMQNENYENLFNFNINVNNKEMADFVYILRYIFNEKLRDRKKNIKNIMNETQILTYNPIIDIKQGKVGR